A segment of the Nitrospirota bacterium genome:
TTGCACCCTCCTCTCCAAAAAAATCACGCTCCCTTAACACATCTAAAACCTTAGTGCCTGCTACACGCTCAACACTGCCATAACAAATAATATTAAGAATCTGAAGGTCCTTACCTGCAATAATATCCCCACTTCTGTAAACACGTTCTGACACACTATCCACAATGCTACTATAAACCTCGACAGGCAGTCCGTCAACAAACAGCTTAGTCGTTTCCATAAAAGAGCGAATACTAGCTGTTTTCTGCACATGCTCCAGCAATCCATTGCGCTTTACAACTTTGGCATAGAGTCCTGCCGGTAATCTCAATACCCGCACGAAGGAGGAGGCACGGTATGTGTTTAGGGAGGGTCTGTTGTCTATTATAGCAGCGTCACCAATAAGTGCCCCGCTCCTAAGACTGCCAAACAAGTTGCTACGGCTACAGATCTTGTCCACCAGTCCGCTAATGAGAAGCAGTACATCCTTAGGTGTCTCACCTTCTTTCAGTATGATGGCGCCCGGATTTATCTCTATTATGGGATGGTTTACCAACATTCTGATGTGATGCAGAGGGACACCGGGAAGATGTGCATGCAGATAGGTGAAAGCGTTGCGGCGATGCATATCCGATGGTGATATGCCTGCCACCAGCACGTCACACGTACCAAACACTGCACTCGAACCAATCTCTTTTTCTACAGGCGTTAAATCACCAGCACGATGAGCAAGCAGAATACGAGCTGAATTGTCTGATTTGAAGTCCCTGGCATCCCCGTGAATCATCCCTCCTCCCACATCTATCTTCTTCAGGTCAGCCTTAGCCAGATACGCAGCACGGATGGATTCAAACAAGTTACTGTCAAGCCCGGGTGCATCTTGTTGCTGTGTTACCATGTTTTTAAGAATATCCAGCGATACGATGTCTGCAAAATGTGAATAGGTTCGATATCCATTTCCCCATAAGGTTCTGAAAGTGAATATGTTAGCCTCAATAGGGTGTGGTGAAAAAATCGGCATTACCTCCAAACCCTCTATATCTGTCCATTTGTCAAAAAGGAGGTCTCGTATTTCAAAGAAGTCAGAGAACCACTTCTCTTCTATACCAAGTAAGGCGCACAGTTTTTTTGTTACCGAGGCCCGTATCAAAGGTGTAGCAAAGTACTTAATGCGCCTTCCGGCACGCATCAATGCAGTAAGGCCCGCAAAGTGGTCATCGTGCGCATGAGTGTGGAAAATACCATCCACCTGGTCAATATCTATACCTAACGCTGCCAGTGTGTATGAAATCTGCGGACCGGCATCAATCAGATAAAGACGCCCCTGGAAGGTGATTATGCTGGACATGCAAGGACGCTCAGTATCCCATCCGTCACCCTCGCCTGAATTGATAACGGCAAAGTACTCCGATTCCAGCCTGCGATAACCCAAAGGATATGGACATTCATACTTTTCTCCCGGCTGTAGATTAAGGTTGACAGTTACAGTCTCTCCCCCATATGCAAATTTAAAAACATTAGTATGCAGACGGCTTATAGTTACACCCTTAACCACCTCCACAGCATCGTCAGCAAGGATACAGGTGTCTATAAAGTCTCTGGTAGGCCGAATGCGCCCAAATGCAAACTTAAGCTTCAGACGCATCATATCCTGAGCTTGCTCAAGTGGCACGCCAGTTTGGGCAATCTCTTCAGCTGAAATCAGTCCGTAGTTGCCACGGTAGATATAGCTTATCTGGGACTCTATCTGAGCAGCCGAACCGATCAGTATTGGTTTACGTCCTGTATTGTTAGGATGTCCGGGTATTATAAGTCCCTGTTTGTAAAGCATCTGTAAAACAGGAAATTCGGCAAGATTTGAAAACTCTCCATTTTGCAGTGAGAGGTCAGAAAGCAGGATCGCATTGGGTCCGGTCTCGCAAGCAACACCCTTTACCTCCTGAGGCAGAATAAGCCCTCGCTTAATTAAATGTTTAACTGCATCTGCAGGGCTTCCACAGAGTACACGCAAATCAACCTCAGGAATCTCAACCCATTGGATTCCTCTTGCAACCGCAATTTTAGTTATCTTCATCCTGCCAACCTCCACAGCAAATAGCTTAAAAAAGATTTTTGTTTATACACCTCTGTCAATACCTAAATTGGAGGTCATTATATTCTATAAAAAAATACAATATAATTGGAATAGTGCAACATAAAGCCGCGTGAAAACGTAATCTTTTTTTACTTACAAATTAAGTTTGTATCCTCTGCCTTTATATGTGGAGATGGCATCAGGAGGCAGGATTTTTCTAAGCATTTTAACATAGGTA
Coding sequences within it:
- a CDS encoding bacteriohemerythrin translates to MKITKIAVARGIQWVEIPEVDLRVLCGSPADAVKHLIKRGLILPQEVKGVACETGPNAILLSDLSLQNGEFSNLAEFPVLQMLYKQGLIIPGHPNNTGRKPILIGSAAQIESQISYIYRGNYGLISAEEIAQTGVPLEQAQDMMRLKLKFAFGRIRPTRDFIDTCILADDAVEVVKGVTISRLHTNVFKFAYGGETVTVNLNLQPGEKYECPYPLGYRRLESEYFAVINSGEGDGWDTERPCMSSIITFQGRLYLIDAGPQISYTLAALGIDIDQVDGIFHTHAHDDHFAGLTALMRAGRRIKYFATPLIRASVTKKLCALLGIEEKWFSDFFEIRDLLFDKWTDIEGLEVMPIFSPHPIEANIFTFRTLWGNGYRTYSHFADIVSLDILKNMVTQQQDAPGLDSNLFESIRAAYLAKADLKKIDVGGGMIHGDARDFKSDNSARILLAHRAGDLTPVEKEIGSSAVFGTCDVLVAGISPSDMHRRNAFTYLHAHLPGVPLHHIRMLVNHPIIEINPGAIILKEGETPKDVLLLISGLVDKICSRSNLFGSLRSGALIGDAAIIDNRPSLNTYRASSFVRVLRLPAGLYAKVVKRNGLLEHVQKTASIRSFMETTKLFVDGLPVEVYSSIVDSVSERVYRSGDIIAGKDLQILNIICYGSVERVAGTKVLDVLRERDFFGEEGAILNVPYLYSLRVLQDTAVIQIPGELLKNVPILSWRFLESYQQRTERFVYGGDRRESLIWRDIFSLNVAQMDMQHMHFIEIGNAIIEHLQKDIDRDSLNKVFNALVDYTYYHFEAEEKLMSLYHYQVIEDHRKSHKELIRRITEYTAQVSTGDVPPKAAFIAFFESWVVKHLLEEDRKYGEFLNAKGVY